Proteins from one Amycolatopsis benzoatilytica AK 16/65 genomic window:
- a CDS encoding D-alanine--D-alanine ligase family protein produces MSAEKIRVAVVFGGRSSEHTISCLSAGSVIANLDPDRFEVLPVGVTPSGGWVLGTGDPKQLSIQGRQLPTVESGRALVLAGDATSRELRTVDPGKATEVLGTVDVVFPVLHGAFGEDGTIQGLLELADIPYVGPGVFASAAAMDKEYAKKLLAAEGLPVGTYSALRRGQSTVAQEDRERLGLPVFVKPSRAGSSVGISRVADWADLDAAIELARRTDPKVLVEAAVHGREVECGVLEFPDGRIEASLPAEIRVLAEDEDAWYDFETKYLGEDAELDIPAKLDDALTERLRAMAVEAFRALDCQGLARVDFFVTDDGEPVINEVNTMPGFTTKSAYPKMWEVTGVDYATLLSTLVDTALARGTGLR; encoded by the coding sequence ATGAGTGCTGAAAAGATCCGGGTCGCGGTCGTGTTCGGCGGCCGCAGCAGCGAGCACACCATCTCGTGCCTGTCCGCGGGCAGTGTGATCGCCAACCTGGATCCGGACCGCTTCGAGGTGCTCCCGGTCGGCGTCACGCCGAGCGGCGGCTGGGTGCTCGGCACCGGCGACCCGAAGCAGCTCAGCATCCAGGGCCGCCAGCTGCCGACGGTCGAGTCCGGCCGCGCGCTGGTGCTGGCTGGCGACGCGACCAGCCGCGAGCTGCGGACCGTCGACCCGGGCAAGGCCACCGAGGTGCTCGGCACCGTCGACGTCGTCTTCCCGGTGCTGCACGGTGCCTTCGGCGAGGACGGCACCATCCAGGGGCTGCTCGAACTCGCCGACATCCCGTACGTCGGCCCGGGCGTGTTCGCCAGCGCGGCGGCGATGGACAAGGAATACGCGAAGAAGCTGCTCGCCGCGGAAGGACTGCCGGTCGGCACCTACTCGGCGCTGCGCCGCGGACAGTCCACTGTGGCCCAGGAAGACCGCGAACGGCTCGGGCTGCCAGTGTTCGTGAAGCCCTCGCGCGCCGGTTCGTCGGTCGGCATCTCCCGGGTCGCCGACTGGGCCGACCTGGACGCCGCGATCGAGCTCGCCCGGCGCACCGACCCGAAGGTGCTGGTCGAGGCCGCCGTGCACGGGCGCGAGGTCGAATGCGGCGTCCTGGAGTTCCCGGATGGCCGGATCGAGGCGTCGCTGCCCGCGGAGATCCGCGTGCTCGCCGAGGACGAGGACGCCTGGTACGACTTCGAGACCAAGTACCTCGGCGAGGACGCAGAGCTGGACATCCCGGCGAAGCTGGACGACGCGCTCACCGAGCGGCTGCGCGCGATGGCCGTCGAAGCGTTCCGCGCGCTCGACTGCCAGGGCCTGGCCCGGGTCGACTTCTTCGTCACCGACGACGGCGAACCGGTGATCAACGAGGTCAACACGATGCCCGGCTTCACCACGAAGTCCGCCTATCCGAAGATGTGGGAGGTCACCGGCGTCGACTACGCGACGCTGCTGTCGACCCTTGTCGACACCGCGCTCGCCCGGGGCACCGGCCTGCGCTGA
- a CDS encoding MFS transporter, protein MQIASRLDRLPVTRRHRYFVGMVGIATFFDLYDLFLAATISTVLTKEFGVTPTTLKYVLASAFVGAFVGAAFLGRLADRLGRRRAFLLTLGLYSVFTLLGAFSTDVWMLVACRFIAGIGIGAELPVADAYLADLLPARSRGRATAWAYTIGFCGVPAAGFLARALAGHAPLGFDGWRWLFVIGALGAAVVWALRFTLPESPRWLAAQGRTAEADEIVRKLEASAPQPLPEPEPEPPAPEPVRAAALLRPPWLRRTAMLYVFQLLQSFGYYGFGSLVPIVLAAKGFSLVSSLTFSALTFLGYPIGSALSIPVIERIERKWLIVASAAAMAGFGLAFGYATSGALIAVFGFCYTAVSNVFSNAFHTYQGELFPTSLRGTAAGSAYSLSRLATAAMPFVLLPVLQSVGATAMFAVVAGAMVLLMANVAVLGPKTTGVSLETIAARTTSSPTTSSRAR, encoded by the coding sequence ATGCAGATCGCGTCCCGGCTCGACCGGCTTCCGGTCACCCGGCGGCATCGGTACTTCGTCGGCATGGTCGGCATCGCGACCTTCTTCGACCTTTACGACCTGTTCCTCGCCGCGACCATCAGCACGGTCCTGACCAAGGAGTTCGGCGTCACCCCGACGACGCTGAAGTATGTGCTGGCCTCGGCGTTCGTCGGCGCGTTCGTCGGCGCGGCGTTCCTCGGGCGGCTGGCCGACCGGCTGGGCCGGCGGCGGGCTTTCCTGCTCACCCTCGGCCTGTACTCGGTGTTCACGCTGCTCGGCGCGTTCAGCACGGACGTGTGGATGCTGGTGGCCTGCCGGTTCATCGCGGGCATCGGCATCGGCGCGGAGCTGCCGGTCGCCGATGCGTACCTGGCCGATCTGCTTCCCGCGCGTTCTCGCGGCCGGGCCACGGCGTGGGCGTACACGATCGGCTTCTGCGGTGTCCCCGCCGCCGGGTTCCTGGCCCGCGCGCTGGCCGGCCACGCGCCGCTCGGATTCGACGGCTGGCGCTGGCTCTTCGTCATCGGTGCGCTGGGCGCGGCAGTGGTGTGGGCGCTGCGCTTCACTCTGCCGGAGTCGCCGCGTTGGCTTGCCGCGCAAGGCAGAACCGCCGAGGCGGACGAGATCGTGCGCAAGCTCGAAGCGAGCGCGCCGCAGCCGCTGCCCGAACCGGAGCCGGAACCGCCCGCGCCGGAACCGGTGCGGGCGGCGGCCTTGCTGCGTCCGCCGTGGTTGCGCCGGACCGCGATGCTGTACGTGTTCCAGCTGCTGCAGTCGTTCGGCTACTACGGCTTCGGGTCGCTGGTGCCGATTGTGCTCGCCGCCAAGGGATTCAGCCTGGTCAGCTCGCTGACGTTCAGCGCGCTCACCTTCCTCGGCTACCCGATCGGCTCCGCGCTGTCCATTCCGGTCATCGAGCGGATCGAACGGAAATGGCTGATCGTCGCCAGCGCGGCGGCGATGGCGGGGTTCGGTCTTGCTTTCGGATACGCCACGTCCGGCGCGCTGATCGCGGTGTTCGGGTTCTGCTACACCGCGGTCAGCAACGTGTTCTCGAACGCGTTCCACACCTACCAGGGCGAGCTTTTCCCGACGTCGCTGCGCGGAACGGCGGCGGGCTCGGCGTACTCGCTGTCCCGGCTCGCGACCGCGGCGATGCCGTTCGTGCTGCTGCCGGTCCTGCAGTCGGTGGGCGCGACCGCGATGTTCGCCGTGGTCGCGGGCGCGATGGTGCTGCTGATGGCGAACGTGGCGGTGCTCGGGCCGAAGACGACCGGGGTGTCGCTGGAGACGATCGCGGCCCGGACGACCAGTTCCCCGACGACCAGTTCCCGGGCACGCTAG
- a CDS encoding DUF3515 domain-containing protein, producing MADTDTGAPPKAVLVIASVLVFALAAAVVVFALTKNSSGGNDAANQPLALVSVPAPQAGSADCKNLITGVPATLTSNGKELSPRTLAEPAPPSTVAWGEPDPVVLRCGLERPPELTPSSQLRMVNKVQWLVVEQGGSATWYAVDRAVYVALTVPGNTGTGPLQAISDAISAKLPAKPLKF from the coding sequence GTGGCAGATACCGACACCGGCGCGCCTCCGAAGGCCGTCCTCGTCATCGCATCCGTCCTTGTGTTCGCGCTGGCCGCGGCGGTCGTCGTCTTCGCGCTGACGAAGAACTCGTCCGGCGGGAACGACGCGGCGAACCAGCCGCTGGCGTTGGTGTCCGTGCCCGCGCCGCAGGCCGGCTCGGCCGACTGCAAGAACCTGATCACCGGCGTTCCGGCCACGCTGACGTCGAACGGCAAGGAGCTGTCGCCCCGCACGCTCGCCGAACCGGCGCCGCCGTCCACCGTCGCCTGGGGCGAACCGGATCCGGTCGTGCTGCGCTGCGGCCTCGAACGGCCCCCGGAGCTGACCCCGAGCTCGCAGCTGCGCATGGTCAACAAGGTGCAGTGGCTGGTTGTCGAGCAGGGCGGATCGGCGACCTGGTACGCGGTCGACCGCGCGGTGTACGTCGCGCTGACCGTGCCGGGGAACACCGGGACCGGCCCGCTGCAGGCTATTTCGGACGCTATTTCGGCGAAGCTTCCGGCGAAGCCGCTGAAGTTCTAA
- a CDS encoding serine hydrolase domain-containing protein, translating into MARLIRLAAAATAVAVAAATLAVFAAPASAQPGADPAVAHLRDELTTARMPAASYALVSGDGTVKTGAVGDGVTPQSPFLLGSLSKSFTSLAVLQLVDAGKVGLDTPITAYLPWFRTGGANEPITVRQLLTQTSGLPTEAGRVDIYEPETTLEQRVRAVADVVPVSRPGTVFHYCNKNYATLGLMIEQVSGQRYADYVKEHIFAPLGMTRSFTDLAEARRAGLVEGSSVLFGLNVPIETPEFRGALPDGYLISTAEDLSHYLTFQLTGTYRNARLLSPGSLRLMHSPAIPTGDDHAVQGIDHYGFGWGTGTVNGQPVVEHDGDLTRYHANIGYLPQSRVGLVVLTARNPMLLDNGAAYQNTLAMLAGAPAPEIGNGFLVTYGIVDGVAVLVVIAMALAARRQVRRARQLPDLLRDKGFRRTAGRPLVGNLLAAAVVYAAVFVGVGMASYGSWLPVDVAYQTLPDFTIVVLAGIAFLVLRGVAWFGRASLVNARGVSESQPGK; encoded by the coding sequence ATGGCTCGGCTGATTCGGCTGGCAGCGGCGGCGACCGCGGTGGCGGTCGCGGCGGCAACTCTCGCGGTGTTCGCCGCACCGGCATCGGCACAGCCGGGCGCCGATCCCGCGGTGGCGCACCTGCGGGACGAGCTGACCACGGCCCGGATGCCGGCGGCGTCCTACGCGCTGGTGTCCGGCGACGGCACGGTGAAGACCGGCGCGGTCGGCGACGGCGTCACCCCGCAGTCGCCGTTCCTGCTGGGGTCGCTGAGCAAATCGTTCACCTCGCTCGCTGTCCTGCAGCTCGTCGACGCGGGCAAGGTCGGCCTGGACACCCCGATCACCGCGTACCTTCCCTGGTTCCGCACCGGCGGCGCGAACGAACCGATCACGGTGCGGCAGCTGCTGACCCAGACCAGCGGCCTGCCGACCGAAGCGGGCCGGGTGGACATCTACGAGCCGGAAACCACTCTGGAGCAGCGCGTCCGAGCAGTCGCCGACGTCGTCCCGGTGTCCCGGCCGGGGACGGTCTTCCACTACTGCAACAAGAACTACGCGACGCTGGGACTGATGATCGAGCAGGTGTCCGGCCAGCGCTACGCCGACTACGTCAAGGAACACATCTTCGCCCCGCTCGGCATGACCCGGAGCTTCACCGACCTCGCCGAAGCGCGCCGGGCCGGTCTGGTCGAAGGATCGTCCGTGCTGTTCGGGCTGAACGTGCCGATCGAAACGCCGGAGTTCCGCGGCGCGCTGCCCGACGGGTACCTGATTTCCACCGCCGAGGACCTCAGCCACTACCTGACCTTCCAGCTGACCGGCACCTATCGGAACGCCCGGCTGCTGTCGCCGGGAAGCCTGCGGCTGATGCACAGCCCAGCCATTCCGACCGGCGACGACCACGCGGTCCAGGGCATCGACCACTACGGATTCGGCTGGGGCACCGGCACGGTGAACGGGCAGCCGGTGGTCGAGCACGACGGTGACCTGACTCGCTACCACGCCAACATCGGCTACCTGCCGCAAAGCCGCGTCGGCCTCGTCGTGCTCACCGCGCGCAACCCGATGCTGCTGGACAACGGTGCGGCTTACCAGAACACTCTCGCCATGCTCGCCGGCGCACCCGCACCGGAGATCGGCAACGGTTTTCTGGTGACCTACGGAATCGTCGACGGGGTCGCGGTTCTGGTCGTGATCGCGATGGCGCTCGCTGCCCGACGGCAGGTGCGGCGTGCGCGTCAGCTGCCAGACCTGCTGCGGGACAAGGGTTTTCGCCGGACAGCAGGGCGTCCATTGGTGGGGAACCTGCTGGCCGCCGCGGTGGTTTACGCGGCAGTGTTCGTCGGGGTCGGGATGGCCAGCTACGGCAGCTGGCTGCCGGTGGACGTCGCGTACCAGACCTTGCCGGACTTCACGATCGTCGTCTTGGCGGGCATAGCGTTCCTGGTGCTGCGCGGGGTCGCGTGGTTCGGGCGGGCGTCGCTGGTGAACGCCCGGGGAGTAAGCGAATCGCAGCCGGGAAAGTGA
- a CDS encoding Lrp/AsnC family transcriptional regulator, with the protein MVHAYILIQTEVGKAAAVAAEISGVPGVTSSEDVTGPYDVIVRATAETVDQLGQLVVARVQNVDGITRTLTCPVVHL; encoded by the coding sequence ACGCATACATCCTCATCCAGACCGAGGTCGGCAAGGCCGCCGCGGTGGCTGCGGAGATCTCCGGGGTCCCGGGCGTGACCAGCTCCGAGGACGTCACCGGGCCTTACGACGTCATCGTGCGCGCCACCGCCGAAACGGTGGACCAGCTCGGCCAGCTCGTGGTGGCCCGGGTGCAGAACGTGGACGGGATCACCCGGACGCTGACCTGCCCGGTGGTCCACCTCTGA